acccaaatataACTTTTCTAAGTCCAATTGATCAAAGCCTCTTTGAACTTTTCcccttcgtcgtcttcttcgtaAACAATGagatttcttctctttcttctccatgACGAGCGCCTTCAACGATGGACTGCAATAATCCTCAACCGAAATGATTGAACCAAACCCAATCTTCGACCCGTTAACTCTCTCCCATCACCCTTATAAGCAACGGAGCGAACTGTCACCGGCGACAGATTCTCGCTCCTCTCTTCTCCACCGCCTCCGCCAATCTTCTCTCTACCATTGAACGGCGGCAACGGTGATGTCACCAATAGCTCTTTCAGTTTACCCCTAGCAGCACGGTGTTTCCCCCTCTTATTTTCCCCGGAGTTTCCATCAGATTCCGGCGAATCCTCAAGGATCTGACGGAGATTGCGTCTGCGACTGTCCAAGCTCTTTTCGAACAACATCCGCAGGGTTTTGCGTCGCCAGAGATTAAATACAGGGCTCTTCGTCGGACTCATCGCAGGGTTCCCGGCGGCAGAGGATCCCTCTAAGCTGCGATGTGCGGCGAAGAGCTTGAATTTGTGTATCTTCAGTGCTATATCAACGAGAAGGGTGAGAAGGATTACACCACTAAGGTACCTTCACTTTATTATactcatctcttctcttttgtatgCTTGATTTGAAAGACGAAGTGACCAAAAGGGTATGCATGGTCAATGTATAATCAAGCAATAATCTCAGCATTTTCTTTCGTAATGTGTTAGAATCAACTCCCTTTAGAATCTGAATTAAAAGGGATAAAGTTCAACTTCCATTACAGAATTaccatttgttttgttcttgtcaAAATTTTAGGATTTCGAATACAAATCACTGTTTTGATATGGGTTAGAAAAGTTTAGGTACACACTAGcaacttttgttttgtctgcttttatgatttgttgtttcatttATCTTCAAAATTGATAGAAGCTCTTCTCGACATTGAGTTCTTTTTTGAGTTCttactctatatatagaagCATTTTGATACACAATGAGCTTGGTTTCATTTATGTTTATAGAGTTTCATTTATTCATGTCTGTCTTCCAGTCGGTTCTCATATAATCCATATAATTGTTTCATTTGGTTATTTCAGATTCAAGGAAGGCAAGTGCGTCAGTGATCAGATACAATGGTAATATATGCATTCTGAAGATACattgtgaattttgtttatttcagcGATTTGAGCTAAGagtttttttcaatcttttggATAATCACAGTCAGCTTTGTTCAATTTCCATTCATTCCTAACGGTGGTGCTGCTTCTGATCTGCACTTGCACTTTTCTATAGGACTACTATAAATCCTATCACACCACCCACAAACACGAGTTCATCCTTCCaccttgattaaaaaaaaaactgaaactttatattttgagaaaatGT
The sequence above is drawn from the Camelina sativa cultivar DH55 chromosome 4, Cs, whole genome shotgun sequence genome and encodes:
- the LOC104783898 gene encoding uncharacterized protein LOC104783898 yields the protein MTLKIHKFKLFAAHRSLEGSSAAGNPAMSPTKSPVFNLWRRKTLRMLFEKSLDSRRRNLRQILEDSPESDGNSGENKRGKHRAARGKLKELLVTSPLPPFNGREKIGGGGGEERSENLSPVTVRSVAYKGDGRELTGRRLGLVQSFRLRIIAVHR